One Onthophagus taurus isolate NC chromosome 11, IU_Otau_3.0, whole genome shotgun sequence genomic window carries:
- the LOC139432097 gene encoding uncharacterized protein — protein sequence MTSVCNKGKVKCYVQPCHTSEPSFDFDAIITPNICSDQPTYQDIQMAYEHLKNLNFQKEFKSNLKEVDLLLGAELVPQILTSGRIRGGPNDPVAVESVFGSLLMGRSSLSSSTPTSTCLSTIASSCSLDHTIQKFWEIESIPVKSVFTLEEEACEKHFRDNYTRTTGGRFIVSLPFKSNKPTLGESYQTALKRFKSLENRLLKNPSLHDDYISFMSDYLSSGHMSLNTVSSPLSSATYYIPHHCVMRAESASTKLRVVFDASAISSNGKSLNDNLLIGPKLQQDIVKVLLNFRCYKFAFTCDIKQIYIWRIIGSVLSPAHSNLYINEHPLAANILKNNIYVDDIVTGTNSIKEGLTLQKELITLLKKGGFELRKWASNCNEILRSVSESDIQTPISMDYDEISCVKVLGLQWDPNSDMFHYSYSPRPSLSTKRSILSDISRIYDPLGFLTPCTFKAKCFIQQLWQLNLEWDEIPPYHIAQNWQDFRVKLKLLSNLRVPRLIIPDDSNSIQLHLFCDASQSGYCAVAYFQCVTSQSVTTSFICGKSRVAPLKTLSVPRLELCAAVLLADLLKIIQENLSPEINITSVTAWSDSQVVLNWVTSLPHKWKVFVSNRVSHIQEILPPTSWKYVPSSDNPADCGSRGLFPDQLSSFNLWWNGPTWLISDSYSWPSQIMCNLNDQELINEQKPIVVNLMENSTNFIDNLLTNISSLSKIKRIVAYVLRFILRTRKQKSLFSVSLSQFELQKALHVLVKHFQNPFVNSFLFLIGMGCSGWVDG from the exons ATGACTTCTGTATGCAACAAaggaaaagttaaatgttatGTTCAACCATGCCACACGTCAGAACCgtcttttgattttgatgcCATAATTACACCCAACATATGTTCTGATCAACCCACTTATCAAGACATTCAAATGGCTTATGAACatctaaaaaacttaaattttcaaaaggaaTTTAAATCGAATCTTAAAGAAGTTGATTTACTTCTGGGTGCGGAATTAGTACCTCAAATCCTTACTAGTGGTCGTATACGAGGAGGTCCCAACGATCCAGTCGCAGTTGAATCCGTTTTCGGTTCGTTGCTTATGGGACGTTCTTCATTATCTTCATCGACACCAACATCAACTTGTTTGTCAACGATAGCTTCTTCATGTTCACTTGATCATAcgatacaaaaattttgggaAATTGAGTCAATTCCCGTGAAATCTGTATTCACCCTGGAAGAAGAAGCCTGTGAAAAACATTTCCGAGATAATTATACACGTACGACTGGTGGTAGATTCATCGTTTCCTTACCCTTCAAGTCCAATAAACCTACACTGGGAGAATCCTATCAAACTGCTCTCAAAAGATTTAAATCCTTAGAAAACCGTTTGCTTAAAAATCCTTCTTTACATGACGATTACATATCCTTCATGTCTGATTATCTTTCCTCCGGTCACATGTCTTTAAATACCGTCAGCTCACCTCTTTCCTCAGCCACATACTACATTCCTCATCATTGTGTAATGCGCGCAGAAAGCGCATCCACCAAGCTTCGTGTCGTCTTCGACGCCTCGGCGATATCTTCGAATGGGAAATCGTTAAACGATAACTTACTGATTGGTCCCAAGTTACAACAGGACATCGTCAAGGTTTTACttaattttcgatgttacaaatTTGCCTTCACGTGCGACATCAAGCAGAT TTACATATGGCGTATCATCGGCTCCGTTCTTAGCCCTGCGCACTCTAATCTATATATTAATGAACATCCTTTAGCtgcaaatatcttaaaaaataatatctacgTTGATGATATCGTCACTGGGACAAATTCCATCAAAGAAGGTCTTACCTTACAAAAGGAATTAATCacacttttaaaaaaaggagGTTTTGAGCTGAGGAAGTGGGCCAGTAACTGCAACGAAATCTTACGATCGGTCTCGGAAAGCGATATACAAACTCCAATATCAATGGACTACGATGAAATATCCTGCGTCAAGGTTCTGGGACTACAATGGGACCCCAATAGCGATATGTTTCACTATTCCTATTCTCCTCGTCCCTCACTTTCCACAAAACGATCTATTTTGTCTGACATTTCTCGCATCTATGACCCTTTGGGCTTTTTAACCCCCTGTACCTTTAAagcaaaatgttttattcagCAACTTTGGCAACTGAATCTTGAGTGGGATGAAATTCCTCCATATCACATTGCTCAAAATTGGCAAGATTTtagagttaaattaaaattattatctaacTTACGTGTACCACGCTTAATAATTCCCGATGACTCAAACTCAATCCAACTTCATTTGTTTTGCGACGCTTCGCAAAGTGGCTACTGTGCGGTAGCATATTTTCAATGTGTTACATCTCAATCTGTGACGACTTCCTTTATCTGCGGTAAATCCCGCGTAGCTCCTCTTAAAACTCTCTCAGTCCCTCGACTTGAGCTTTGTGCTGCGGTATTGCTCGccgatcttttaaaaattattcaggAAAATCTATCTCCTGAAATTAATATAACCTCTGTTACCGCCTGGTCAGATTCCCAGGTTGTTTTAAATTGGGTAACTTCTTTACCTCACAAATGGAAAGTATTTGTATCTAATCGGGTGAGCCACATTCAGGAAATATTACCTCCAACCTCATGGAAATATGTCCCATCGTCGGACAATCCAGCTGATTGTGGTTCCCGTGGTCTGTTTCCGGACCAGCTGTCCTCATTTAATCTATGGTGGAACGGCCCCACTTGGCTAATCTCTGATTCTTACTCTTGGCCATCTCAGATCATGTGTAATCTAAATGATCAAGAATTGATCAATGAACAAAAACCTATCGTAGTTAACTTAATGGAAAATTCTACAAactttatcgataatttactTACTAACATTTCATCTTTATCAAAGATTAAAAGAATTGTAGCTTATGTGCTGCGAtttatacttagaactagaaaacagAAGTCCTTATTCTCCGTTTCATTGTCTCAATTTGAGCTCCAAAAAGCTCTACACGTTCTTGTTAAACAT TTCCAAAACCCATTCGTAAACTCGTTCCTTTTCTTGATCGGGATGGGTTGCTCAGGGTGGGTGGACGGTTAA